From a single Herpetosiphon gulosus genomic region:
- a CDS encoding catalase family protein produces MSSDHAHDCPCADPITQLRQLFVNKTMGTRINAGQDPVRRAVFLKPHGGAKATWWVRPDLPAELRVGLLAYDQLAAWLRFSSDTVPFASDLGTTLGVGIKLFGVHGRKLLTGEEDALTHDLVLQNYPVFFVDTAKDMCEFTYEGLVGDGYDAYLAKHPKTRKILDLMQQNLASVFDAVYWSGLPYAFGQGRYVKYHLALESLNPQPPSNPQLNPNFLHDDLHSRLLAGPIDLHFSIQLRTNPKLMPLDAATVEWSTELAPPLHVATLTLPQQDIDAPGQAAYVENLAFNPWHALPEHAPVGSISEARKVVYQASAELRRQRNGIPLVEPRQPRHDLT; encoded by the coding sequence ATGAGTTCAGATCATGCTCACGATTGTCCATGTGCTGATCCCATCACCCAACTACGCCAGCTATTTGTCAACAAAACTATGGGCACGCGGATTAACGCCGGACAAGATCCGGTTCGACGGGCGGTGTTTCTTAAGCCGCACGGTGGGGCCAAAGCGACTTGGTGGGTTCGCCCCGATTTGCCAGCCGAGCTACGAGTTGGCTTGTTGGCTTACGATCAGCTTGCGGCTTGGCTGCGCTTTTCCAGCGATACCGTGCCGTTTGCCAGCGATCTTGGCACAACCTTGGGTGTAGGGATCAAGCTATTTGGGGTACACGGTCGTAAATTATTAACTGGTGAAGAAGATGCATTAACTCACGATTTGGTCTTGCAAAATTATCCAGTCTTTTTTGTCGATACCGCCAAGGATATGTGCGAATTTACCTACGAAGGCTTGGTAGGTGATGGCTATGATGCCTATCTCGCCAAACACCCCAAAACCCGCAAAATTCTTGATCTGATGCAGCAAAATTTGGCTAGTGTCTTCGATGCAGTTTATTGGAGCGGTCTGCCCTATGCTTTTGGTCAAGGCCGTTACGTCAAATATCACTTGGCGCTTGAATCGCTCAATCCGCAACCGCCGAGCAACCCACAGCTCAACCCCAACTTTTTGCACGATGATCTGCATAGTCGCTTGTTGGCCGGCCCGATTGATCTGCACTTTAGCATTCAACTGCGCACCAATCCTAAGCTGATGCCGTTGGATGCTGCAACCGTCGAATGGTCAACCGAGCTAGCGCCGCCGCTGCATGTGGCAACCCTAACCCTGCCCCAACAAGATATTGATGCGCCTGGTCAAGCCGCTTACGTTGAAAATCTGGCCTTCAACCCATGGCATGCACTGCCCGAACACGCTCCAGTCGGCAGTATTAGTGAAGCTCGCAAAGTGGTCTATCAAGCTTCGGCAGAGTTGCGCCGCCAACGTAATGGCATTCCGCTTGTGGAGCCACGCCAACCTCGTCACGATTTAACTTAG
- a CDS encoding caspase family protein — protein MGIRGLFVGINSYSERPLKGCVNDVSAVRELFKAQHAAADDQLRLITDAAATRQAIIDNLRWLAEPLNDGQPEIRIFHYAGHGVQQPDQNGDEPDGADECLAPIDYPSAGLLTDDHLAELYQGFLGTTRLILLMDCCHSGTISKDPFADIRYRTLTPAKAVFDEIRAKKQAYQQQQVDSVAQQILDLQQRSADPTEIAKFAGDLVSSLQKQSFGQRPQHENTVLISACKAEQVAADANFGGTYHGAMTFFLKNILSENPQISYANLGEQLRRSLYDNKFQQIPQLECPNSLINQPFLR, from the coding sequence ATGGGTATTCGTGGCTTATTTGTGGGAATCAATAGTTATAGCGAGCGGCCACTCAAGGGCTGTGTTAACGATGTAAGTGCAGTTCGTGAGTTGTTTAAAGCCCAGCATGCTGCTGCCGATGATCAGCTGCGTTTGATCACCGATGCTGCTGCTACGCGCCAAGCGATTATCGATAATTTGCGCTGGCTCGCCGAACCGCTCAACGATGGTCAGCCGGAAATTCGGATTTTTCATTATGCTGGCCATGGGGTGCAGCAGCCTGATCAAAATGGTGATGAACCCGATGGTGCTGATGAATGTCTTGCTCCGATCGATTATCCTAGCGCTGGCCTGCTTACCGATGACCATTTGGCTGAGCTGTACCAAGGTTTTTTGGGCACAACGCGGCTGATTTTATTGATGGATTGTTGTCATTCGGGCACGATCAGCAAAGATCCATTTGCCGATATTCGGTATCGCACCTTAACTCCCGCCAAAGCAGTTTTTGACGAAATTCGTGCCAAAAAGCAGGCCTATCAACAGCAACAGGTTGATAGTGTGGCGCAGCAAATTCTTGATCTGCAACAACGGAGCGCCGACCCAACCGAAATTGCCAAGTTTGCAGGCGATTTAGTCAGTTCGTTGCAAAAACAGAGCTTTGGTCAACGCCCACAGCACGAAAATACGGTTTTGATTTCTGCTTGTAAGGCCGAGCAAGTTGCCGCCGATGCCAATTTTGGCGGAACCTACCATGGTGCAATGACCTTCTTTTTGAAAAATATCCTCAGCGAAAATCCCCAAATTAGCTATGCCAACCTGGGCGAACAACTGCGCCGCAGCCTCTACGACAACAAGTTTCAACAAATTCCCCAACTTGAGTGTCCAAATAGTCTAATTAACCAGCCCTTCTTACGTTAA
- the udk gene encoding uridine kinase has translation MSAEQRPIVIGVAGGTGSGKTTVSQAILSRVGPSRIAFLQHDSYYRDFAELSFEERLRVNFDHPNSLDSNLLAQHIEALCNGETIEVPIYDFTHYSRRPEVMHVQPRPVILVEGILIFAEAVLRQCMDVKIYVDADADLRFIRRLKRDIAERGRSIESVIEQYTNTVRPMHLEFVEPTKRYADIIIPRGGLNAIAIDMVIARVEYLLAESEKVKDEG, from the coding sequence GTGAGCGCAGAGCAACGACCAATTGTGATTGGGGTCGCTGGCGGAACTGGATCAGGCAAAACTACCGTTTCTCAGGCGATTCTTAGTCGCGTCGGGCCATCACGAATTGCATTTTTACAGCACGATTCCTATTATCGTGATTTTGCTGAGCTTTCGTTTGAAGAACGCTTGCGAGTCAATTTCGATCATCCTAATTCACTCGATAGCAATTTGCTGGCGCAACATATCGAAGCCTTATGCAATGGTGAGACGATTGAGGTACCAATTTATGATTTTACCCACTATAGCCGTCGGCCTGAGGTGATGCATGTGCAACCGCGTCCGGTTATTTTGGTCGAAGGCATTTTGATTTTTGCCGAAGCGGTGTTGCGCCAATGCATGGATGTAAAAATTTATGTTGATGCTGATGCTGATTTGCGCTTTATTCGCCGCCTCAAACGCGATATTGCCGAACGTGGCCGCTCAATCGAATCGGTGATCGAGCAATATACCAACACCGTGCGCCCGATGCACCTTGAATTTGTCGAGCCAACCAAGCGCTATGCCGACATTATTATTCCACGCGGTGGCTTAAATGCGATTGCGATCGATATGGTGATTGCCCGCGTTGAGTATTTGTTGGCCGAGAGCGAGAAAGTTAAGGATGAAGGATGA
- a CDS encoding SMI1/KNR4 family protein — MNITIVDGFTPTNEAEVAAFEQELGCRLPEDYRSFLLEHNGGQPELTVFKTGSPLLLPDDESMIHFFLTLDPASEYYEIRDTIRTYTAYETRIPLELLPIACDPGGNVICLGIRGEQRGKVYFWDHEFELESEDEGDLYYNVSYCSPSFQAFVDSLSPERPLDDDD, encoded by the coding sequence ATGAACATAACAATTGTTGATGGCTTTACTCCAACTAATGAGGCCGAAGTGGCGGCTTTTGAGCAAGAGTTGGGCTGTCGATTGCCAGAAGATTATCGGTCATTTTTGCTTGAACATAATGGTGGCCAACCTGAGCTAACCGTTTTCAAAACCGGAAGCCCCTTATTGTTGCCTGATGATGAAAGTATGATCCACTTCTTTCTTACCCTTGATCCAGCCTCAGAATACTATGAAATTCGAGATACGATTAGAACATACACCGCGTATGAAACACGAATTCCACTTGAACTTCTGCCAATTGCTTGCGATCCTGGTGGTAATGTGATTTGCTTGGGAATTCGTGGTGAGCAGCGAGGCAAGGTCTATTTTTGGGATCATGAATTTGAGCTAGAGTCCGAAGATGAGGGCGATCTGTATTACAATGTGTCGTATTGTAGCCCTTCATTCCAAGCATTTGTTGATAGCTTGTCGCCAGAACGCCCGCTTGATGATGACGATTGA
- a CDS encoding glycosyltransferase family 2 protein yields the protein MIPGQISIIIVSYNSAELLPACFASLATTNDDNYQLIVVDNASSDGSAELVRQQYPQVQLIDNQHNHGFGAACNQGMVAATGEYFLFFNPDVQITPNWLTLLRQHLAANPQAAIICPTTLYPNQAPPTRQGVAITAAVPGCAMLFRRSAWQAIGGFDPAIFLYWEDTELCWRAWLLGWQVLEDFEALVVHERGGSGGGQRWLVESSKNGLYCYLKLRPWSAVLSYSLRMLAKTAVVSLRQRNLAMLNVWIWHGRNFKQTLATRRAIQAQISADRSAVEGLIKQHLERGKRERRASQKSKVKSQKAEPR from the coding sequence ATGATTCCAGGTCAAATTTCGATCATCATCGTGAGCTATAACAGCGCCGAACTATTGCCCGCTTGTTTTGCCAGCCTCGCCACCACCAACGACGACAATTATCAATTAATTGTAGTTGATAATGCTTCAAGCGATGGATCTGCCGAGTTGGTGCGTCAGCAGTATCCGCAGGTTCAGCTGATTGACAATCAACATAATCATGGCTTTGGTGCGGCATGCAATCAAGGCATGGTGGCGGCAACTGGCGAATATTTTTTATTTTTCAATCCCGATGTACAAATCACTCCCAATTGGTTGACCCTATTGCGCCAACATCTAGCAGCCAATCCCCAAGCGGCGATTATTTGCCCAACCACCTTGTATCCTAATCAAGCGCCGCCCACCCGCCAAGGTGTAGCGATCACGGCGGCGGTGCCAGGCTGTGCGATGTTGTTTCGGCGCAGCGCTTGGCAAGCGATTGGCGGTTTTGATCCAGCTATTTTCTTGTATTGGGAAGATACTGAATTATGCTGGCGGGCATGGTTGTTGGGTTGGCAGGTGCTCGAAGATTTTGAGGCGTTGGTGGTGCACGAGCGCGGTGGTAGCGGCGGCGGCCAACGTTGGCTGGTCGAGAGCAGCAAAAACGGTTTGTATTGTTACCTGAAGCTGCGGCCATGGTCGGCGGTATTGAGCTATAGCTTGCGTATGCTAGCCAAAACAGCGGTTGTCAGTTTGCGCCAGCGTAATCTGGCAATGCTGAATGTTTGGATCTGGCATGGCCGCAATTTCAAGCAAACCCTCGCAACTCGCCGTGCAATTCAAGCTCAAATCAGCGCTGATCGTAGCGCAGTTGAAGGGTTGATCAAGCAGCATTTGGAGCGCGGCAAACGGGAACGGAGAGCAAGTCAAAAGTCAAAAGTCAAAAGTCAAAAAGCTGAGCCTAGATAG
- a CDS encoding glycosyltransferase family 4 protein — translation MSITIYPIPRLLATNPYLDLLYAPFGAWPDVPIVRLPFAQTLHHGLLHGDQRVLHWHFFDELTQQPSQAATALRSMSFIALLRLLGWRGARLVWTAHNLEPHELCYPQWAQRCYQAMAQAADQIIVHSQAAAQLLDQRYRVAAKTNVIAHGSYIGIYGEPLEQAAAREHLQLVPKGFVALNLGTLRPYKGVELLLEAWSAELGRLLIVGAAKDPRYAEHLQQHATDPSITLRPQFIADALLPAWFAAADVVVLPYRKTLTSGMLLAALSYATPVIAPDLPPVRELIRDGENGFLFEVNNSASLSVALQRASAHPNPQALRKNALQTVQALDWGQIASQTAAVYRRLFEKPA, via the coding sequence ATGAGTATCACGATCTATCCGATTCCGCGTTTATTGGCGACTAACCCATATCTTGATTTGTTGTATGCGCCATTTGGCGCATGGCCTGATGTGCCGATTGTGCGGCTGCCATTTGCTCAAACCTTACATCATGGCTTATTGCATGGCGATCAACGAGTATTGCATTGGCATTTTTTCGATGAACTGACCCAGCAGCCTAGCCAAGCGGCAACCGCATTGCGCAGCATGAGCTTTATTGCGCTATTGCGCTTGCTAGGTTGGCGTGGGGCAAGATTGGTTTGGACGGCTCACAACTTAGAACCACATGAATTATGCTACCCGCAATGGGCACAGCGTTGTTATCAAGCTATGGCGCAGGCGGCTGATCAAATTATTGTGCATTCGCAGGCCGCCGCTCAACTGCTTGATCAACGCTATCGAGTTGCCGCTAAAACCAACGTGATTGCCCATGGCTCGTATATTGGGATTTATGGCGAACCCTTGGAACAAGCAGCAGCGCGTGAGCATTTGCAATTAGTACCCAAAGGCTTTGTTGCACTCAATCTTGGCACATTGCGTCCCTACAAAGGTGTGGAATTGTTGCTTGAGGCTTGGTCTGCCGAGCTTGGCCGCTTGCTGATTGTGGGTGCAGCCAAAGATCCACGCTATGCTGAACACTTGCAGCAACATGCAACCGACCCTAGCATCACGCTACGGCCCCAGTTCATTGCCGATGCCCTCTTGCCTGCTTGGTTTGCAGCAGCGGATGTGGTGGTGTTACCTTATCGCAAAACCTTGACCTCAGGTATGTTGCTGGCCGCACTTTCGTATGCCACGCCAGTGATCGCCCCTGATTTGCCGCCAGTACGCGAATTGATTCGCGATGGCGAGAATGGCTTTTTGTTTGAGGTCAATAATTCGGCTAGCTTATCTGTCGCTTTGCAACGAGCCTCCGCCCATCCCAACCCACAAGCCTTGCGCAAAAACGCGCTCCAAACAGTTCAAGCGCTCGATTGGGGCCAGATTGCTAGCCAAACTGCGGCAGTCTATCGCCGTTTATTTGAGAAACCCGCATGA